From the genome of Triticum aestivum cultivar Chinese Spring chromosome 3B, IWGSC CS RefSeq v2.1, whole genome shotgun sequence, one region includes:
- the LOC123065714 gene encoding uncharacterized protein, whose amino-acid sequence MTKDGSSQAGGCLCIGAPMRALSRACDSACDLYVRGMSGCATRVPAGAVAGGRGSGFVRSATTVHLWTSSDRADDLGRAASSKQRRVATLDQPADVGAAKKGRLGPVAPAIVPARRKGPAMATIAENGPCDFGACALTPPELRRRTPAVAGQGAPRGGFVAVMAGGEAFASRS is encoded by the coding sequence ATGACGAAGGACGGCAGCAGCCAGGCGGGCGGGTGCCTCTGCATCGGCGCGCCGATGCGCGCGCTGTCGCGGGCGTGCGACTCGGCGTGCGACCTCTACGTGCGCGGCATGTCCGGGTGCGCCACCCGCGTGCCGGCGGGGGCGGTCGCGGGCGGCCGCGGCTCCGGCTTTGTCAGATCGGCCACGACCGTGCACCTGTGGACGAGCTCGGACCGCGCCGACGACCTCGGCCGCGCCGCGTCGTCGAAGCAGCGCCGCGTGGCGACGCTCGATCAGCCGGCGGATGTCGGGGCAGCAAAGAAGGGCCGCCTTGGCCCGGTGGCGCCGGCGATCGTGCCGGCTCGGAGGAAGGGTCCGGCTATGGCGACCATCGCCGAGAACGGGCCGTGCGACTTCGGTGCCTGCGCACTGACGCCACCGGAGCTGAGGAGGCGCACCCCGGCGGTCGCCGGGCAGGGCGCGCCTCGCGGTGGGTTTGTCGCCGTCATGGCGGGGGGCGAGGCCTTCGCGTCTCGATCTTGA